A region of Myxococcus stipitatus DSM 14675 DNA encodes the following proteins:
- a CDS encoding Mut7-C RNAse domain-containing protein gives MVSVRFQGRLNDFLPPEKRGTELEVTPLGSPAVKDLLESLGPPHPEMGEVRVDGALVEFGHRLAPGSRVEVFPSRGVVEGVPRFVLDVGLGRLSGFLRMLGFDTLWRNDYRDDELARVSSSEARILLTRDIGVLKRGEVRLGYFPRATDPAEQLVEVVRRYGLGARMSPFSRCIACNAPLSPAAPHEVVGRVPEGVAERHTRFQQCPDCRRVFWAGTHQERMQALVDRLRTLEVQEG, from the coding sequence ATGGTGAGCGTGCGATTCCAGGGGAGGTTGAACGACTTCCTTCCTCCCGAGAAGCGAGGCACGGAGCTGGAGGTGACGCCCCTGGGCTCGCCGGCCGTCAAGGATCTGCTCGAGTCACTGGGGCCGCCACATCCCGAGATGGGCGAGGTGCGCGTCGACGGTGCCCTGGTGGAGTTCGGGCACCGGCTGGCGCCCGGCTCACGGGTGGAGGTCTTTCCCTCCCGGGGAGTGGTGGAGGGGGTGCCCCGCTTCGTCCTGGATGTGGGGCTGGGGCGGCTGTCGGGGTTCCTGCGGATGCTGGGCTTCGACACGCTCTGGCGGAATGACTACCGGGATGACGAGCTGGCGCGCGTGTCGAGCTCGGAGGCTCGCATCCTGCTGACCCGAGACATCGGCGTGCTCAAGCGGGGCGAGGTGCGCTTGGGCTACTTCCCTCGCGCGACGGACCCGGCGGAGCAACTGGTGGAGGTGGTCCGGCGGTATGGGCTGGGGGCGCGGATGAGTCCGTTCTCCCGATGCATCGCCTGCAACGCGCCCCTGAGCCCGGCGGCGCCGCATGAGGTGGTGGGGCGCGTCCCGGAAGGGGTCGCGGAGCGGCACACGCGCTTCCAGCAGTGCCCGGACTGCCGCCGGGTCTTCTGGGCCGGGACCCACCAGGAACGGATGCAGGCCTTGGTGGACCGGCTGCGCACCTTGGAGGTCCAGGAAGGTTGA
- a CDS encoding endonuclease/exonuclease/phosphatase family protein, whose translation MKKTLSYLACASMTLTLFALACGDSNPPKVPHPTEDGGVLWKECNPSLASPCGTGEECRIVPHYDRAVCVRPCDAQTACGTAEAACCPIGGAGSASYCLPTEACTSGGQDDGGETTDSGTDSGTNTDSGTNTDSGTDTDSGTNTDAGTNTDAGTDPDAGTNTDAGTDTDAGTDAGPITDAGTDAGTDMDAGTDAGTDTDAGPATDAGTDAGTDTDAGTDAGSGGGTTNIRVMAANLTSGNGQDYDPGHGLRLMQGVDPDVVLIQEFNYKSNSTADIREMVSSTFGSSFSYYRETGAQIPNGIISRWPIIASGEWTDVEVSNRDFAWARIDIPGTKDLWVVSVHLLTRSAGVRNTEARNLVNYITANVPEDDYLVIGGDLNTDSFSESCFGTFSDVVITSAPYPADRNGKTGTNASRAKPYDHVLVDADLNQYRTATVIGSSQFPNGLVLDSRVYTPLSEIAPVQAGDSDASNMQHMGVVKDFVVPY comes from the coding sequence ATGAAAAAGACCCTTTCCTATCTCGCGTGCGCGTCGATGACGCTCACGCTGTTTGCTCTTGCGTGCGGTGACTCCAATCCGCCCAAGGTTCCGCATCCCACCGAGGACGGTGGTGTCCTGTGGAAGGAGTGCAACCCGAGCCTGGCGTCGCCGTGCGGCACGGGCGAGGAATGTCGCATCGTCCCGCACTATGACCGCGCCGTCTGTGTCCGCCCCTGCGATGCGCAGACCGCGTGTGGCACGGCGGAGGCGGCGTGCTGCCCCATCGGTGGCGCGGGCTCGGCGTCCTACTGCCTGCCCACGGAGGCGTGCACCTCGGGAGGCCAGGACGACGGCGGCGAGACGACTGACTCGGGCACGGACTCCGGCACCAACACCGACTCCGGGACGAACACCGACTCCGGCACGGACACCGACTCCGGGACGAACACCGACGCGGGCACGAACACGGACGCGGGCACGGACCCCGACGCGGGCACGAACACGGACGCGGGCACGGACACGGACGCGGGCACCGACGCGGGTCCCATCACGGACGCGGGCACCGACGCGGGCACGGACATGGACGCGGGCACCGACGCCGGCACGGACACGGACGCGGGTCCTGCCACGGACGCGGGCACCGACGCCGGCACGGACACGGACGCGGGCACTGACGCCGGTTCGGGCGGTGGCACCACGAACATCCGCGTCATGGCGGCGAACCTCACCAGCGGTAACGGGCAGGACTACGACCCGGGCCACGGCCTCCGGCTGATGCAGGGGGTGGACCCCGACGTCGTGCTCATCCAGGAGTTCAACTACAAGAGCAACTCCACGGCGGACATCCGCGAGATGGTTTCGTCGACGTTCGGCTCGAGCTTCTCGTACTACCGGGAGACGGGCGCGCAGATTCCCAACGGCATCATCAGCCGCTGGCCCATCATCGCCTCCGGTGAGTGGACGGACGTGGAGGTCAGCAACCGTGACTTCGCGTGGGCGCGCATCGACATCCCGGGGACGAAGGACCTCTGGGTCGTGAGCGTGCACCTGCTGACCCGCAGCGCCGGCGTGCGCAACACCGAGGCGCGCAACCTCGTCAACTACATCACGGCCAACGTCCCCGAGGACGACTACCTGGTCATCGGTGGCGACCTCAACACCGACTCCTTCAGCGAGTCCTGCTTCGGCACGTTCTCGGATGTGGTCATCACCTCCGCGCCGTACCCCGCGGACCGCAATGGCAAGACGGGCACCAATGCCTCGCGCGCCAAGCCCTATGACCACGTGCTGGTGGACGCGGACCTGAACCAGTACCGCACGGCCACCGTCATCGGCTCCAGCCAGTTCCCGAATGGCCTGGTGCTCGACAGCCGCGTCTACACCCCGCTGTCGGAGATTGCCCCGGTGCAGGCGGGTGACAGCGATGCGTCCAACATGCAGCACATGGGCGTGGTGAAGGACTTCGTCGTCCCGTACTAG